One stretch of Pelmatolapia mariae isolate MD_Pm_ZW linkage group LG3_W, Pm_UMD_F_2, whole genome shotgun sequence DNA includes these proteins:
- the LOC134624654 gene encoding tripartite motif-containing protein 16-like, with translation MAQKGVQLDQETISCSICLDLLKDPVTTACGHSYCMNCIKSFWDEEDRKGIHSCPQCRKTFTPRPVLQKNIVLAALVEQLKKTGLQAAPADHCYAGPEDVACDVCTGRKLKAIKSCLSCLASYCEKHLQPHFESQTFKKHTLVKTSVKLQENICSRHDEVMKIFCRTDQQSICYLCTMDDHKGHETVPAAAERTEKQKELEVRRLNIQQRIQEREKDVKLLQQEVEAINGSADKAVEDSEKMFTELIRLIQKRSSDVKQQVRSQQETEVSRVKELQEKLEQEIAELKRKDGELEQFSHTEDHNQFLHNYPSLSALSESTHSSSINIRPLSYFEDVTAAVSETRDKLQDILREEWTNISLTVTEVDVLLSSPEPKTRAGFLKYSREITLNPNTAHKYLLLSEGNRRATFMFQQQSYSNHPDRFTNWFQVLSRESLTGRCYWEVEWRGRTLDIAVAYKNISRAGRSYECEFRSNDKSWSLYCDTNSYTFWHNKGQTDLSGPRSSRVGVYLDHRAGILSFYSVSETMTLLHRVQTTFTQPLYAGLGFYKNGGTAELIKVK, from the coding sequence atggCACAGAAAGGAGTTCAGCTGGACCAAGAAACTATTTCTTGTTCcatctgtttggatctactgaaggatccggtgactacagcctgtggacacagctactgcatgaactgtattaaaagtttctgggatgaagaggacaggaagggaatccacagctgccctcagtgcaggAAGACTTTCACACCGAGGCCTGTCCTGCAGAAAAACATCGTGTTAGCAGCTTtagtggagcagctgaagaagactggactccaagctgctccagctgatcactgctatgctggacctgaagatgtggcctgtgatgtctgcactggaAGGAAACTGAAAGCCATCAAGTCCTGTTTATCTTGTCTGGcctcttactgtgagaaacacctccAACCTCACTTTGAATCTCAAACTTTTAAAAAGCATACACTTGTTAAAACTTCTGtgaagctccaggagaacatctgctctcgtcatgatgaggtgatgaagattttctgtcgtactgatcagcagagtatctgttatctctgcacAATGGATGACCATAAAGGCCATGAAACagtcccagctgcagcagaaaggactgagaagcagaaggagctcgaggtgagacgactaaacatccagcagagaatccaggagcgagagaaagatgtgaagctgcttcaacaggaggtggaggccatcaatggctctgctgataaagcagtggaggacagtgagaagatgttcactgagctgatccgtctcatccagaaaagaagctctgatgtgaagcagcaggtcagatcccagcaggaaactgaagtgagtcgagtcaaagagcttcaggagaagctggagcaggagatcgctgagctgaagaggaaagacggcgagctggagcagttctcacacacagaggatcacaaccagtttctacacaactacccctcactgtcagcactcagtgagtctacacactcatccagcatcaatattcgtcctctgagctactttgaggatgtgacagcagctgtgtcagagaccagagataaactacaggacattctgagagaggaatggacaaacatctcactgacagtcactgaagtggatgttttatTGTCATcaccagagccaaagaccagagctggattcttaaaatattcacgTGAAATCACACTgaatccaaacacagcacacaaatATCTGTTATTATCTGAGGGGAACAGAAGAGCAACATTTATGTTCCAACAACAGTCTTATTCtaatcatccagacagattcactAACTGGTTTCAggtcctgagtagagagagtctgactggacgttgttactgggaggtggagtggagagggaGAACACTAGACATAGCAGTTGCATACAAGAATATCAGCAGAGCAGGGAGGTCATATGAATGTGAATTTAGATCTAATGACAAATCTTGGTCATTATATTGTGACACAAACAGTTATACATTTTGGCACAACAAAGGCCAAACTGACCTCTCAGGTCCTCGgtcctccagagtaggagtgtacctggatcacagagcaggtattctgtctttctacagcgtctctgaaaccatgactctcctccacagagtccagaccacattcactcagccgctctatgctggacttggtttttataaaaatggaggcactGCAGAGTTGATTAAAGTCAAATAG